The following are from one region of the Gloeocapsa sp. DLM2.Bin57 genome:
- a CDS encoding RNA-binding transcriptional accessory protein, translated as MSPLVKVIATELSIQTQQVQNTLDLLQEGATIPFIARYRKEKTGNLDETQLRNIADRYQYLSELSDRQQVILESISAQNRLTSELETQINNCWQKSTLEDLYLPYKPKRRTKATIAREKGLTALAEQIKSQKVNNLTQLAAEYCTNHNLDLTALEALQGVGDIIAEEISEKSQLRSYLRDYLSGKAQLKTTIKAEYPEGSTKYEMYRDFGISITKVSPHQVLAIFRGEKEGILSLQLEYDKDLVITELYSREIKTKQSEVREFYQKIIIDSFKRLIEPSLIREIRTELKNWADLASIETFASNLRELLLAPPAGMKPTLAIDPGLRTGCKVVVLTETGKFCAYQVIYPHSGASKQEEASKQIREILNKYQVELIAIGNGTASRETEKFIRETVSELVNKPQIVIVNEAGASVYSASDLARAEFPDLDVTIRGAISIGRRLQDPLAELVKIDPKSIGVGQYQHDVDQKLLKKKLVETVESCVNYVGVDLNTASRELLSYISGITPTLANNIVKYRDDNGAFVNRKQLLKVTKLGNKAFEQAAGFLRIHNGENPLDNTSVHPESYSLVENILKSLNIPLLEISHYSSQLQALDLQQFVTPAIGLLTLKDICTELVKPRRDPRSQFQGVNFKSGVEELEDLEIGMELEGIVTNVVNFGAFVDIGVHQDGLVHISQLADRFVRDTHEVVKVGQIVKVRVLEVNLELRRISLTMKSD; from the coding sequence ATGTCTCCTCTGGTTAAAGTTATCGCTACTGAGTTATCTATACAAACTCAGCAAGTACAGAACACCTTAGATTTATTACAAGAGGGAGCAACTATCCCTTTTATCGCTCGTTATCGCAAAGAAAAAACGGGGAATTTAGACGAAACCCAATTACGCAACATAGCAGATAGATATCAGTATCTCAGTGAATTAAGCGATCGCCAACAAGTTATCTTAGAGTCTATCTCCGCTCAAAATCGTCTTACTTCCGAACTTGAAACACAAATCAACAATTGTTGGCAAAAAAGTACACTCGAAGATCTCTATCTACCTTATAAACCTAAACGTCGAACTAAAGCAACCATTGCTAGAGAAAAAGGTTTAACAGCATTAGCAGAACAAATTAAATCTCAAAAGGTCAATAATTTAACCCAACTAGCCGCAGAATACTGTACTAATCATAACTTAGATTTAACAGCACTAGAAGCTCTTCAAGGAGTTGGAGATATAATAGCCGAGGAAATCTCCGAAAAATCTCAATTAAGAAGTTATTTAAGAGATTATCTCTCAGGAAAAGCACAATTAAAAACCACAATTAAAGCAGAATATCCCGAAGGAAGCACCAAATATGAAATGTATCGTGACTTCGGGATAAGTATAACTAAAGTTTCTCCCCATCAAGTTTTAGCCATATTTCGTGGTGAAAAGGAGGGAATTTTAAGCCTTCAATTAGAATATGATAAAGACTTAGTCATAACCGAGTTATACTCTCGGGAAATTAAAACTAAACAGAGTGAAGTAAGAGAATTTTATCAGAAAATAATTATCGATAGCTTTAAAAGATTAATAGAGCCATCTTTAATCAGAGAAATAAGAACAGAATTAAAAAACTGGGCAGATTTAGCCTCAATTGAAACTTTTGCTAGCAATTTACGAGAATTATTATTAGCTCCACCCGCGGGAATGAAACCAACCTTAGCCATAGATCCAGGCTTACGCACAGGGTGTAAAGTAGTAGTGTTGACAGAAACTGGTAAATTTTGTGCTTATCAAGTAATTTATCCTCATTCAGGAGCAAGCAAACAAGAAGAAGCGAGTAAACAAATTAGAGAGATATTAAATAAATATCAGGTAGAATTAATAGCTATTGGTAATGGTACAGCATCTAGAGAAACAGAGAAATTTATCAGAGAAACTGTATCAGAATTAGTAAATAAACCGCAAATTGTGATCGTAAATGAAGCGGGAGCATCTGTCTATTCAGCAAGTGATTTAGCTAGAGCAGAATTTCCCGATTTAGACGTAACTATTCGCGGTGCAATTAGTATCGGGAGACGTTTACAAGATCCTCTCGCCGAATTAGTCAAAATTGACCCCAAATCAATAGGAGTAGGACAATATCAACACGACGTTGACCAAAAATTACTTAAGAAAAAATTAGTAGAAACAGTAGAAAGTTGTGTTAATTATGTGGGAGTAGATCTTAATACCGCTTCTAGAGAATTATTGAGTTATATATCAGGAATTACCCCAACTTTAGCCAACAATATAGTTAAATATAGAGATGATAATGGCGCTTTTGTTAATCGTAAACAATTACTAAAAGTTACCAAATTAGGCAACAAAGCTTTTGAACAAGCAGCAGGATTTTTACGCATTCATAATGGAGAAAATCCTCTAGACAATACGTCTGTACATCCAGAAAGTTATTCTCTAGTAGAAAACATCCTCAAAAGCTTGAATATACCTTTATTAGAAATAAGTCACTATAGTTCACAATTACAAGCATTAGATTTACAACAATTTGTGACACCAGCAATAGGATTACTAACTTTAAAAGATATATGTACAGAATTAGTTAAACCTAGAAGAGATCCACGTTCACAATTTCAAGGGGTTAATTTTAAATCAGGAGTAGAAGAATTAGAAGATTTAGAGATAGGGATGGAATTAGAAGGAATTGTAACAAATGTCGTTAACTTTGGTGCTTTTGTAGATATTGGGGTACACCAAGATGGTTTAGTCCATATTTCCCAATTAGCCGATCGCTTTGTTAGAGATACCCACGAAGTGGTAAAAGTAGGACAAATAGTCAAAGTCAGGGTGTTAGAAGTAAATTTAGAACTCAGAAGAATTAGCCTCACGATGAAATCTGACTAA
- a CDS encoding DUF751 family protein has protein sequence MQEFFENVFRYPRYLISLILGIFISFFSRFKPFLQNPVTAIALAGTLAGAFAFLFFTLKAMLGLNSI, from the coding sequence ATGCAGGAATTCTTTGAAAACGTTTTTCGTTATCCACGTTATCTAATTAGTCTGATTTTGGGGATATTTATCTCATTTTTCAGCAGATTTAAGCCATTTCTACAAAATCCCGTCACCGCGATCGCCCTAGCTGGTACTTTAGCTGGAGCTTTCGCTTTCTTATTTTTTACCCTCAAAGCTATGTTAGGTTTAAATAGTATCTAG
- a CDS encoding polyprenol monophosphomannose synthase: MIFSTADLLTPVPSGSLIIPNGYSRKLSLILPTYNEGENIQKIIRVLSKLLANRDYELIVVDDDSPDYTWKLALELLPEYPQLKVMRRTQEKGLSTAVLRGWQVATGELLGVIDADLQHPPEVLLQLLELIDSGVDLAVASRHVEGGGVSEWNLWRRFLSRGAQMLGLLILPEVITRLCDPLSGYFIVRRKAIAQIPLSPIGYKILIEVTARGRINQIAECGYVFEERQAGASKVTWKQYLEYLQHLLKLRFSV; the protein is encoded by the coding sequence ATGATTTTTTCGACGGCTGATCTATTGACACCTGTTCCTTCTGGCAGTTTAATCATCCCTAATGGGTACTCTCGGAAACTCTCTCTGATTCTTCCCACTTATAACGAGGGAGAAAATATCCAAAAGATCATCAGAGTCTTAAGCAAATTATTAGCTAATCGAGATTATGAATTAATCGTCGTTGATGACGATAGTCCCGATTATACCTGGAAATTAGCTTTAGAGTTATTACCTGAGTACCCCCAGTTAAAAGTAATGCGACGTACTCAAGAAAAAGGACTCTCAACCGCGGTGTTAAGAGGTTGGCAGGTAGCTACAGGAGAATTATTGGGTGTTATTGACGCCGATTTACAACATCCTCCCGAAGTGTTATTACAACTCCTAGAGTTGATAGATTCAGGGGTAGATTTAGCGGTAGCTAGTCGTCACGTTGAAGGAGGTGGAGTGAGTGAGTGGAATCTGTGGAGACGTTTTTTATCTCGGGGTGCGCAGATGTTGGGTTTATTGATTCTTCCGGAAGTAATTACTCGTCTTTGTGATCCTCTGAGTGGTTATTTTATAGTGCGTAGAAAGGCGATCGCTCAAATTCCTCTCTCTCCGATTGGTTATAAGATTTTAATTGAAGTCACTGCTCGTGGTAGGATTAATCAAATAGCCGAATGTGGTTATGTTTTTGAGGAACGTCAAGCAGGAGCGAGTAAGGTTACCTGGAAACAGTATTTAGAGTATCTGCAACATCTATTGAAACTCCGCTTTTCTGTTTAA
- a CDS encoding type III-B CRISPR module RAMP protein Cmr6 has protein sequence MRDRPIPRNSNNQPRTTNSSLPMTTPSSPNPWLNEPINPDNTASFVEYLRWMRPYSDDKYREGTKLEIMQKAVKNADYRQRLELLSDRTKKIAGEGNYFQVKCPWRIRVGGHRGPESILLPAFDALGMPYIPSATLKGIARNQAIRAKIKTQNLSWEAAEKAIAPYFGSLDTANPANQAGKVVFLDAYPIPTQTGGLNLDMANNIWQWEGNQLKYSPNPNTFYSLQKSTFLIGIRLASTCKDLNILKQVKQWLIEGLKDGIGAQVNSGYGQLITAGEKNNTASILKLEFELEGQLIHGYQEFERWQWHDPSSSYRLRTKPCAEVRTTAFKSMLRYWFRVISLGVLTPNKVKEWEAILFGAIDPQSYGWVKFNLTEGRVFPETKDRVGKQTGTLILTHANNAPENQHNLITTLFKNLTWLMLNLGGVGQGARRPYYTRSGNPRHRGCIFYLEDNYWYLADTPRRSADLFKGKFQDFYSSLQQLTGQTCDIQQLNSFNTPTANQWYEVIDSHCRILLCTGSSPNHKPFALSVLHSNPLKVGGNYDPKLCGTVRGQVKPSPVWIVDQEKFQIVTIFGATENPRKQYLRMLKDQSKNIYRII, from the coding sequence ATGCGAGATAGACCAATACCGAGAAACAGTAATAACCAACCACGAACAACTAATTCAAGTTTACCTATGACCACTCCATCTTCTCCTAATCCCTGGTTAAACGAACCAATTAACCCTGATAACACAGCCAGTTTTGTAGAATATCTACGCTGGATGCGTCCCTATAGCGATGATAAGTATAGAGAGGGAACTAAACTAGAAATCATGCAAAAAGCGGTTAAAAACGCTGATTATCGTCAACGTCTAGAATTACTAAGCGATCGCACTAAAAAAATAGCGGGAGAAGGTAACTATTTTCAAGTAAAATGTCCTTGGCGCATTAGAGTAGGTGGTCACCGCGGTCCAGAAAGTATTCTTCTGCCTGCTTTTGACGCCTTGGGAATGCCCTATATACCATCGGCTACTCTTAAAGGTATAGCGAGAAATCAAGCAATTCGAGCAAAAATAAAAACGCAAAATCTCAGTTGGGAAGCAGCCGAAAAAGCGATCGCCCCCTATTTTGGTTCTCTAGATACAGCCAATCCAGCTAATCAAGCAGGTAAGGTAGTCTTTCTTGACGCTTACCCTATTCCTACCCAAACGGGAGGATTAAACCTGGATATGGCTAATAATATTTGGCAATGGGAAGGTAACCAACTTAAATATAGTCCTAATCCTAATACCTTTTACTCTTTACAAAAAAGCACTTTTTTAATTGGTATTCGTTTAGCTAGTACTTGTAAAGATCTCAATATCCTTAAACAAGTCAAACAGTGGTTAATCGAGGGTTTAAAAGATGGTATTGGCGCTCAAGTAAATAGTGGTTATGGACAATTAATCACAGCAGGAGAAAAAAATAACACAGCTTCTATTCTCAAGTTAGAATTTGAATTAGAAGGTCAACTCATCCACGGTTATCAAGAATTTGAGAGATGGCAATGGCATGATCCCAGTAGTAGTTATAGACTTAGAACTAAACCTTGTGCTGAAGTGCGCACCACCGCTTTTAAATCTATGTTGCGCTATTGGTTTAGAGTCATCAGTCTTGGTGTATTAACCCCTAACAAAGTCAAAGAATGGGAAGCTATTTTATTTGGTGCTATAGATCCACAGAGTTACGGTTGGGTTAAATTTAATCTTACTGAGGGAAGAGTATTCCCCGAAACTAAAGATCGAGTTGGAAAACAAACAGGAACTTTAATACTTACTCACGCTAATAATGCTCCAGAAAATCAACACAACCTCATCACTACACTATTTAAGAATCTGACCTGGTTAATGTTGAACCTAGGTGGAGTGGGACAAGGTGCGAGACGTCCTTATTACACAAGAAGTGGTAACCCACGTCATCGCGGTTGTATATTTTATCTCGAAGACAATTACTGGTATTTAGCAGACACTCCGCGACGATCCGCAGATTTATTTAAAGGGAAATTTCAAGATTTTTACAGTAGTTTACAACAATTGACTGGACAAACTTGCGATATACAACAATTAAACAGCTTTAATACCCCTACCGCCAATCAATGGTATGAAGTTATAGACTCTCATTGTCGCATTCTTTTATGTACTGGAAGTTCTCCCAATCATAAACCCTTCGCCCTTTCTGTATTACATAGTAACCCGTTAAAAGTTGGTGGTAATTATGACCCCAAATTATGTGGAACAGTTAGAGGACAAGTCAAACCCTCTCCCGTCTGGATTGTAGATCAAGAAAAATTTCAAATTGTCACTATTTTTGGTGCTACTGAGAATCCTAGAAAACAATATCTAAGAATGTTAAAAGATCAATCAAAAAATATTTACAGAATCATCTAA
- the cmr4 gene encoding type III-B CRISPR module RAMP protein Cmr4, with protein sequence MLNYTYCYLISPLHTGGTTQEGNLVGIARESHTKIPYIPSSTIRGKLRAIIPDQTTRFRLFGNELTQAEQLEQGNIWIGDGLIIWFPIPSLSHGVIWISSPFLLRRWCRGQENLLNNLPREFSNNFANGTTSVYLKDAIIPSEQLTKWDNWQDFVPSGAGINKVLILPDQHCATLIEMSLWRQVKIKLDQNKTVDGGFRYEEAIPPDTLIYFTWGTTFQANGQGNQSQQDFANLIEDNPIIQIGGQESLGRGFLQILN encoded by the coding sequence ATGCTTAATTACACATACTGTTATCTCATTTCTCCCCTACATACAGGTGGCACAACCCAAGAAGGTAACTTAGTAGGGATAGCTAGAGAATCCCATACTAAAATACCCTATATACCCTCAAGTACCATTAGAGGTAAACTCAGAGCAATAATACCAGATCAAACTACCCGTTTTCGATTATTTGGTAATGAATTAACCCAAGCAGAACAACTAGAACAGGGTAATATCTGGATTGGAGATGGTTTAATTATCTGGTTTCCTATTCCTTCTCTTAGTCATGGTGTGATCTGGATTTCTTCTCCTTTTCTACTGAGAAGATGGTGTAGAGGACAAGAAAACTTACTAAATAATCTACCCAGAGAATTTAGTAATAATTTTGCCAATGGCACAACTTCAGTATATCTCAAAGATGCTATTATACCCAGTGAACAACTTACCAAGTGGGATAATTGGCAAGACTTTGTACCATCTGGTGCAGGTATCAACAAAGTATTAATACTACCAGACCAACACTGCGCAACCTTGATTGAAATGAGTTTATGGCGACAAGTCAAAATTAAGCTAGACCAAAATAAAACAGTTGATGGAGGCTTTCGTTATGAAGAAGCTATTCCACCAGATACCCTAATCTATTTTACCTGGGGTACAACCTTTCAAGCTAATGGGCAAGGTAATCAATCTCAACAAGATTTTGCCAACTTAATTGAGGATAACCCCATCATTCAAATCGGTGGACAAGAAAGCTTAGGTAGAGGTTTTCTACAAATACTTAACTAG
- a CDS encoding CRISPR-associated protein Cmr3: MYWYSITPLDVILLRDAKPFSPGTRAWAGSIFPPNGHTIVGALRSILPNKSDIQLKGVFFCRETANQDHLLYLPRPFGFLKSQALIPLTWYDNHYLNQIIWDKQQTCPLVAETKDYNSQTEDEEEEEKKYRQFLPWDIVAKYLDTGKIAASDWELQHPGEDKPWTIETRSHNTIQADTKQVKDSDGYFVENAIRLKTGWKLAIALDQNTHSSISNLVPLTLRLGGEAHRVILERQENLDQQWEKLTQLSQANQQRDSKAIAYLITPGVFERYCHHQAICRPYPWEWKDDLISIATDRAIPIACRIRDKDNANRSIPAPQVFAAPPGSQYYLDSPKPLFQDSAAAPPVVSKWRQLGYCELLWLNYQE, encoded by the coding sequence ATGTATTGGTATAGCATCACTCCCCTAGACGTGATTTTACTACGAGACGCCAAACCCTTTTCACCTGGTACTAGGGCTTGGGCTGGTAGTATTTTCCCTCCCAATGGACATACAATAGTAGGAGCTTTAAGGAGTATTCTACCGAATAAATCAGATATTCAACTCAAAGGCGTCTTTTTCTGTCGAGAAACAGCCAATCAAGACCATTTATTATACTTACCACGTCCTTTTGGCTTTCTCAAATCTCAAGCACTAATTCCCTTAACTTGGTACGATAACCACTATCTTAATCAAATTATCTGGGATAAACAGCAAACCTGTCCACTGGTAGCCGAAACTAAAGATTACAATTCTCAAACAGAAGACGAGGAAGAAGAGGAAAAAAAATACCGTCAGTTTTTACCTTGGGATATAGTCGCTAAATATCTAGACACAGGAAAAATAGCAGCTTCAGACTGGGAATTACAACACCCTGGAGAAGACAAACCCTGGACAATAGAAACCCGTTCTCATAATACTATTCAAGCAGATACTAAACAAGTAAAAGATAGTGATGGTTACTTCGTCGAAAACGCCATACGCTTAAAAACAGGATGGAAACTAGCGATCGCCCTTGATCAAAACACTCATTCTAGTATCTCTAACCTAGTTCCCCTAACCCTACGCTTAGGAGGAGAAGCACATAGAGTTATCCTAGAAAGACAAGAAAACCTTGACCAACAGTGGGAGAAATTAACCCAACTATCCCAAGCCAATCAACAACGAGACAGTAAAGCGATCGCCTATTTAATCACCCCTGGGGTATTTGAACGTTATTGTCACCATCAAGCCATCTGTCGCCCTTATCCCTGGGAATGGAAAGATGATCTCATCAGCATCGCTACAGATAGGGCGATACCCATCGCTTGTCGTATTCGGGATAAAGACAATGCTAACAGAAGTATTCCCGCCCCCCAAGTTTTCGCCGCCCCTCCAGGAAGTCAATACTATCTAGACTCTCCTAAACCCCTCTTTCAAGACTCAGCCGCAGCGCCACCAGTAGTCAGCAAATGGCGTCAACTCGGCTACTGTGAACTATTATGGCTCAATTATCAGGAGTAA
- the cas10 gene encoding type III-B CRISPR-associated protein Cas10/Cmr2, with amino-acid sequence MTTGYWQAKIWGLLHDPALKALHNNTGRGKNSFWQQLEVMSPWVENNPEGLEENLLKHIKLADYISSASDRGAISTLVQAIDYNDQGLEIAHLLSGAKQHLKLKDNTHQQLINNRLEFLQAKEQDLQQQIPEDVSKDPRQLFWWLWRCLPEKTCELFNNETALLLMPGETRLPDSSIWSHTSLTAALAGALAGYDLTTEELEKPTNQENLSHPYLASFTFSPVQELIKASRKMKDFWAGSWILHYLSAKVCWGLAWKYGPDCFIYPNLYGQPLIDYWINQKFGNWVKKPSDRSLLTAGFPNVIVLILPEAKVAGAMQHAKSLLLEEWHKIADLALEELQDKRHWLPQLKAESKTWKGWLNAQWQTYWTAVPIGSKQAEFQSDNLTDSPNRVEEWIKQQNTSYGIEGTKLALFQQEEKEFLQKAAQEQKENFSINVGSWWAPIFDQTRIALATVKNARNWEIPTVFGPRSTISGIGCVVHPQNKDTDWISEGETKKYWQHHAGVFDGIEQLNATETVKRVLEKILPQLLDSVNLIPSYPDLTSGVAGYLRVNGKEAQEHFEKACHGIFEQFRHQIDIPNEKWGIPYQDAQKPRYHPRLLNSGWLMEDMKEEITDKNQLRNQLQNTINTYYPQNNPTDWYVLAAGDGDGMSEWLKGKKMQPYQNYIATGLDLDKTIPEFREFLQVNKRMGPSTHNALSRALLDFSNQLLPYLTENRYSGRLIYGGGDDVLAYTNLWEWDRWLWDIRQCFRGDKDREFTNQGDYWCWQDTANLPENLSNRPLFTMGREATISFGIIIAHHSVPLAIALENLWLAEEEAKEHLTPSKQKKDAVQVRVIYGNGNILQATSKFAVFQQWQRLIAIPEIESSLFEQAANLWLDHPIPCESAIHPWVKAFCERREKLTSNKQEEFSQKLNNFLQQLWQTTPQTDLNLAVKNWLKLAAFTIRNRQIKLGV; translated from the coding sequence TTGACTACAGGATATTGGCAAGCAAAAATCTGGGGATTATTACACGATCCAGCCTTGAAAGCTTTACACAACAACACAGGGAGAGGAAAAAATAGCTTTTGGCAACAATTAGAGGTAATGTCTCCTTGGGTAGAAAATAATCCCGAAGGATTAGAAGAAAATCTGTTAAAACATATCAAACTAGCAGATTATATCAGTTCAGCGAGCGATCGCGGTGCAATTAGTACCTTAGTTCAAGCGATCGATTATAACGATCAAGGTTTAGAAATAGCTCATCTTTTATCAGGAGCAAAACAGCACCTAAAACTCAAAGATAACACTCATCAACAATTAATTAATAATAGGCTAGAGTTTTTACAAGCAAAAGAACAAGATTTACAGCAACAAATACCTGAAGATGTTAGTAAAGATCCTCGTCAATTGTTTTGGTGGTTATGGCGCTGTCTTCCCGAGAAAACCTGTGAGTTATTTAATAACGAAACAGCATTATTATTAATGCCAGGAGAAACCAGATTACCCGATAGCAGCATCTGGAGTCATACTAGTTTGACTGCGGCTTTAGCTGGTGCTTTAGCAGGGTATGATTTAACCACAGAAGAATTAGAAAAACCAACAAATCAAGAAAACCTCTCTCATCCCTATCTAGCTAGCTTTACCTTTTCACCAGTACAAGAATTAATCAAAGCTAGTCGTAAGATGAAAGACTTTTGGGCAGGTTCATGGATATTACACTATCTCTCAGCTAAAGTATGTTGGGGTTTAGCCTGGAAATATGGACCAGATTGCTTTATTTATCCCAATTTATACGGTCAACCCCTGATAGATTATTGGATTAATCAAAAATTTGGTAATTGGGTCAAAAAACCGAGCGATCGCTCCTTACTAACCGCAGGGTTTCCCAACGTCATAGTCTTAATCTTACCAGAAGCCAAAGTAGCAGGCGCGATGCAGCACGCTAAAAGTCTATTACTAGAAGAATGGCACAAAATCGCGGATTTAGCCTTAGAAGAATTACAAGATAAGCGTCACTGGTTACCTCAGCTTAAAGCAGAAAGTAAAACCTGGAAAGGGTGGTTAAACGCCCAATGGCAAACCTATTGGACAGCTGTTCCCATTGGTAGTAAACAAGCAGAATTCCAGAGTGACAATTTAACCGATTCGCCAAATAGAGTAGAAGAGTGGATAAAACAACAAAATACTTCTTATGGAATAGAAGGGACAAAATTAGCCTTATTTCAACAAGAAGAGAAAGAATTTCTGCAAAAAGCAGCTCAAGAACAGAAAGAAAACTTTAGTATTAACGTAGGGTCATGGTGGGCGCCCATCTTTGACCAAACCCGTATAGCCTTAGCAACGGTTAAAAACGCTCGTAATTGGGAGATTCCTACGGTATTTGGACCACGTTCCACCATTTCTGGTATAGGTTGCGTAGTTCATCCCCAAAACAAAGATACAGACTGGATTAGTGAAGGAGAAACCAAAAAATATTGGCAACATCACGCGGGAGTTTTTGACGGAATCGAACAACTCAACGCTACCGAAACAGTAAAACGAGTCTTAGAGAAGATTTTACCCCAATTATTAGACTCAGTTAATCTCATTCCCTCCTATCCCGACTTAACTTCAGGAGTAGCAGGTTATCTCAGAGTCAACGGTAAAGAAGCCCAAGAACACTTTGAGAAAGCTTGTCACGGGATTTTTGAGCAATTTCGTCATCAAATCGACATACCTAACGAAAAATGGGGGATTCCTTATCAAGACGCCCAAAAACCCAGATATCATCCTCGCTTACTGAATTCAGGTTGGTTAATGGAAGACATGAAAGAAGAAATTACCGACAAAAACCAACTCAGAAACCAGCTACAAAACACAATTAATACTTATTATCCCCAAAACAACCCTACAGACTGGTACGTTTTAGCCGCAGGGGATGGGGATGGCATGAGTGAATGGCTTAAAGGGAAGAAAATGCAACCCTATCAAAATTATATAGCAACTGGCTTAGATTTAGACAAAACCATTCCCGAATTTAGAGAATTTCTGCAAGTCAATAAAAGAATGGGACCATCTACCCATAATGCCTTATCTCGGGCTTTATTAGACTTCTCTAACCAACTCCTACCCTATCTTACCGAAAATAGATACAGTGGACGCTTAATTTATGGTGGAGGAGACGACGTTTTAGCTTATACTAATCTATGGGAATGGGATAGATGGTTATGGGATATTCGCCAATGTTTCCGTGGAGATAAAGATAGAGAATTTACTAACCAAGGTGACTACTGGTGTTGGCAAGATACAGCTAACCTTCCTGAAAACCTTTCTAATCGACCTCTGTTTACCATGGGGAGAGAAGCTACCATCAGCTTTGGCATCATTATCGCACATCATTCTGTTCCCTTAGCGATCGCCCTAGAAAACCTCTGGTTAGCGGAAGAAGAAGCCAAAGAACATCTTACCCCATCTAAACAGAAAAAAGACGCAGTCCAAGTCAGAGTCATCTACGGTAATGGTAACATTCTCCAAGCTACCAGCAAATTTGCAGTTTTTCAACAATGGCAACGACTCATAGCAATACCAGAGATAGAAAGTAGTTTATTTGAACAAGCAGCCAACCTCTGGTTAGATCATCCCATACCCTGTGAGAGTGCGATTCATCCTTGGGTAAAAGCTTTTTGTGAACGTAGAGAGAAACTAACCTCCAACAAACAAGAGGAATTCTCCCAAAAACTCAATAACTTTTTACAGCAATTATGGCAAACCACACCCCAAACAGACTTAAATCTAGCAGTGAAAAACTGGTTAAAACTAGCCGCTTTTACCATTCGTAACCGTCAAATCAAACTAGGAGTTTAA